A region from the Thermanaeromonas toyohensis ToBE genome encodes:
- a CDS encoding HK97 family phage prohead protease, which yields MGKLVRKIMEVAVKGVDAENGVITFLGTTPTRDRWGEIVDPQGVVLDNYRKNPVFLWAHNYQVLPIGKSLAERVTPQGIEFDIKFDLADPFAQQVYRKYKDGFLRATSIGFIPLEWQDFEDSQGRGRIYKKWELLELSAVPVPANPDALQMALTKAADLGEFYRLLEEGGETGMEWLDVVEKGAVKFEATPKAPEDRPWDGDAAEQRLRKWASKDGSGEKETIDWGKYARGFLFVDTSDKENFGAYYFPHHDIVDGQFCVVWNGVRAAMAYLLKTYDREPVWASAKKAMYNHLVKHYEQFDKEPPEYKSVEEILFELAVGKLVPTGNVQFNSVDDVIWAYVSGELVSAEKAEREFALIIDRRNQTITVATPDLKPLGKVTVNEGFKEWFFGGLEQKAGAVLNRRNKEKLTQARDLIQEVLDSAEPAQENEEGKAASNEAASSMPAPESNTEQKPNLAETKELQQAIAEYAAQVAMAEVERLLGRFYKH from the coding sequence ATGGGCAAGCTTGTGCGCAAGATCATGGAGGTAGCAGTGAAAGGGGTTGACGCCGAGAACGGCGTCATAACTTTTTTGGGCACTACGCCAACCCGTGATAGATGGGGTGAGATAGTAGATCCGCAGGGTGTGGTGCTGGACAACTATCGCAAGAACCCGGTTTTTCTGTGGGCGCACAACTACCAGGTGCTCCCTATAGGCAAGAGCTTGGCCGAGAGGGTTACGCCGCAGGGAATAGAGTTCGACATCAAATTCGACTTGGCGGACCCTTTTGCTCAGCAAGTCTACCGCAAATACAAGGACGGTTTTCTCCGGGCCACGTCCATAGGTTTTATTCCGTTAGAGTGGCAGGACTTTGAGGATAGCCAGGGCAGGGGCCGCATTTACAAGAAGTGGGAGTTACTGGAACTTTCTGCCGTGCCGGTCCCGGCCAATCCAGATGCTTTGCAGATGGCTTTGACGAAGGCTGCAGACCTGGGAGAATTCTACAGGTTGCTTGAGGAAGGAGGTGAAACTGGCATGGAGTGGCTGGACGTGGTAGAAAAAGGGGCAGTCAAATTTGAGGCTACCCCGAAGGCTCCGGAGGATAGGCCCTGGGATGGTGACGCCGCCGAGCAAAGGCTCCGCAAGTGGGCCAGCAAGGACGGTTCCGGTGAAAAAGAGACCATCGACTGGGGTAAGTATGCCAGGGGCTTCCTCTTTGTGGACACCAGTGACAAGGAGAACTTCGGAGCCTACTACTTCCCGCACCACGATATAGTTGACGGCCAGTTCTGTGTGGTGTGGAACGGCGTGCGGGCGGCGATGGCCTACCTGCTCAAGACTTACGATAGGGAGCCGGTATGGGCTAGCGCTAAGAAGGCCATGTACAATCACTTGGTTAAGCACTATGAGCAGTTCGATAAGGAGCCGCCGGAGTACAAGTCGGTGGAAGAAATCTTGTTTGAATTGGCAGTTGGCAAGCTAGTGCCAACAGGAAATGTTCAGTTCAATTCTGTTGATGATGTGATATGGGCTTATGTTTCTGGTGAATTGGTGTCAGCAGAGAAAGCAGAAAGGGAATTTGCTCTGATTATTGACAGGCGAAATCAGACAATAACGGTAGCTACACCCGATTTGAAACCGCTGGGCAAAGTGACAGTGAATGAGGGGTTCAAAGAGTGGTTCTTTGGAGGACTTGAGCAAAAAGCAGGAGCGGTGCTGAACCGCAGGAACAAGGAGAAGCTTACTCAGGCCCGGGACCTGATCCAGGAGGTTCTGGACAGTGCCGAGCCTGCACAAGAAAACGAAGAAGGGAAAGCCGCTTCAAACGAGGCGGCTTCTTCTATGCCTGCGCCAGAATCCAACACGGAGCAAAAGCCGAACCTAGCCGAAACAAAAGAATTGCAGCAAGCCATAGCTGAATACGCTGCCCAAGTTGCAATGGCCGAAGTAGAGAGGCTTCTGGGTAGGTTTTATAAACACTAA
- a CDS encoding phage portal protein, which translates to MSVLSRFMDKIIARSIGRFVTWTWQKFLPPEKKTIDFLRAYTYWTYACVRVIAENVASVPYRLYRKTKNGDWEPVEQHPVLDLLGQVNPWMTEFELRELTQIHLELVGEAWWVLERNRLGQPAEIWPLVPAWVYLQKDPEKFLSYVEYRPPGGSIVRFPPEDVIRLRCTHPYDYYRGWSATRAAALPLDIHQYAQEWVRNFFFNDATPAGILTTDQPIEESDANRLRAQWEAGHKGVAKAHRIAVLGAGLKFQEIQRSLKELQFTEELRLLRDDILAIYGVPKHILGITEDVNRANAEAAEYTFAKRVILPRLKRLEQQLNEFLLPQFEPDLVLEFDNPVPEDWERKIKEIEAGVKNGWLTINEARQEIGLEPLGSDFDVPWLPGNLFPAGKPAQEEKKQVKRKALSETEKEVKWKAWVTMTEPLERRMVTSLKKYFQKQQDEVMKRLKQLAPEELGAFHLLAKKKAIDVDIFLWDEDEFKQKLEELIEPLLLEIAKKAGQSVLSELDVGISFDVNHPAVRRGLKEQLQRIKGIDDTTREALREELLAGLEAGEGIAQLAERVSKVFAEAKGYRAQTIARTETNGAASLGAVEAYHQSGVVRELEWVAALDERTRPAHAAADGQRVPLGSKFKVGGEMLRFPGDPMGSAGNVINCRCTVAPITETEEE; encoded by the coding sequence GTGTCGGTGTTAAGCCGCTTCATGGATAAAATCATAGCCAGATCCATAGGGCGTTTCGTCACCTGGACGTGGCAGAAGTTTTTACCTCCTGAGAAGAAGACTATAGACTTTCTCCGTGCTTATACCTACTGGACTTATGCCTGCGTCCGGGTGATAGCGGAAAACGTGGCTAGCGTTCCGTACAGGCTTTACCGTAAAACGAAGAATGGGGATTGGGAACCAGTTGAGCAACATCCGGTTTTGGATTTGCTTGGTCAGGTTAACCCCTGGATGACGGAATTTGAACTGCGGGAACTGACGCAGATCCACCTTGAGCTTGTGGGCGAGGCGTGGTGGGTACTGGAGAGAAACCGCTTGGGGCAACCGGCAGAGATCTGGCCGCTGGTCCCGGCGTGGGTGTACCTGCAGAAGGACCCAGAAAAGTTTTTGAGCTATGTCGAGTACAGGCCGCCTGGAGGAAGTATAGTGCGGTTTCCTCCCGAAGACGTGATAAGGCTACGCTGCACTCATCCTTACGATTACTACCGCGGCTGGTCGGCTACCAGAGCCGCTGCTTTGCCGCTGGATATACACCAGTATGCGCAGGAATGGGTGCGGAATTTCTTCTTCAATGATGCTACTCCGGCAGGGATACTCACTACGGATCAACCTATTGAGGAAAGTGACGCAAACAGGTTAAGAGCGCAGTGGGAGGCTGGACATAAGGGAGTTGCTAAGGCACACCGGATAGCAGTCTTGGGGGCAGGACTTAAGTTCCAGGAAATCCAGAGGAGCCTTAAAGAGCTTCAGTTTACGGAAGAATTACGGTTGTTGCGTGACGACATCCTGGCGATATACGGTGTACCGAAGCATATCCTAGGGATCACAGAAGATGTAAACCGGGCCAACGCCGAAGCCGCCGAATATACCTTTGCCAAGCGAGTTATACTCCCGAGGCTTAAGCGGCTTGAGCAGCAGTTAAACGAATTCCTGCTTCCGCAGTTTGAGCCGGATTTGGTGCTGGAATTTGACAATCCCGTGCCCGAGGATTGGGAGCGCAAGATAAAGGAAATTGAGGCTGGTGTCAAAAACGGCTGGCTTACGATAAACGAGGCGAGGCAGGAGATAGGGCTTGAGCCTTTGGGGAGCGATTTTGACGTGCCCTGGCTGCCAGGCAACCTATTCCCGGCAGGCAAGCCAGCGCAAGAAGAAAAGAAGCAGGTTAAGCGGAAGGCTTTGAGCGAAACAGAAAAAGAAGTGAAGTGGAAGGCCTGGGTGACCATGACGGAGCCACTTGAGAGGCGCATGGTCACGTCCCTTAAGAAATATTTTCAAAAACAGCAGGATGAAGTGATGAAAAGGCTAAAGCAGCTGGCCCCGGAAGAACTCGGGGCCTTTCACTTGCTAGCCAAGAAAAAGGCTATAGACGTGGATATCTTTCTGTGGGACGAAGATGAGTTTAAGCAGAAGCTGGAGGAATTAATAGAGCCGCTATTGCTGGAGATAGCGAAAAAAGCGGGCCAAAGCGTTTTATCCGAGCTGGACGTAGGTATAAGTTTTGACGTTAACCACCCAGCGGTAAGGAGGGGCTTAAAGGAACAGCTGCAGCGCATTAAGGGTATAGATGACACCACGCGGGAGGCCTTGCGGGAAGAACTGCTAGCTGGCTTGGAAGCCGGGGAGGGAATAGCTCAGCTGGCTGAGCGGGTAAGTAAGGTCTTTGCTGAGGCGAAAGGTTATAGAGCGCAAACGATAGCCCGGACGGAGACCAACGGAGCAGCCTCCCTAGGTGCGGTGGAGGCCTACCACCAGAGCGGGGTAGTAAGGGAACTGGAATGGGTGGCTGCACTAGACGAGAGGACGAGGCCAGCACACGCGGCAGCGGACGGGCAGAGGGTACCGCTGGGGAGCAAGTTTAAGGTAGGCGGTGAGATGCTGCGCTTCCCCGGGGATCCGATGGGCAGCGCTGGCAACGTTATAAACTGCCGATGTACAGTAGCTCCGATTACGGAGACGGAGGAGGAGTAA